A window of Cohnella herbarum contains these coding sequences:
- a CDS encoding alpha/beta hydrolase — translation MNLEFIELSRNKRIAVWLRRRLSGAYARDNGIWKSAIVTLWLFSCLAVGISALGMPTGFGTLFDVVTGLALNTIALAISSAVVGALLAIAGVKVPRFTAGSFLYVGVLVYFVLYFSEFGWKGATAFSITSTLLAACLGVLVWGIVRLRLRLQSKTRRMVLGLGALVVVLFLAVSGYPRLLPTMSDSDADSADGAAPNVGNDVHSLSAILSDPSEPGDYVVDSFTYGSGGDRHRSEFAKGADELSLPVDASAYIDNWPWLRDKFWGFDETNLPLNGRVWLPEGEGPFPLVLMVHGNHLMEKFSDGGYGYLGELLASQGIAAVSVDENFLNYSVWSGIPKQDMKLRAWLLLKHIQQIQQFNVQTESQFNGRIDFQRIALLGHSRGGQAASMATDRDSWFPNDLSLPDEDSYSIRAVIALAPTDTEVDGKWTQLRDVSYLTLQGAKDADLVNFYGDRQYGRATYSDESDAFKTSLYIEDANHSQFNTDWGESDNAMPAGLFIRPTELLEPEDQRRIAQVYVSAFLETVFQGSERYDSLFRDYRTGLGFLPPTRYFNQYESGSFRRIADFKGKAREVLSPGVTAEATDLTDWRHTDALNRQGKGKGDNGVELEWDAEGSYTINLNPALIGEVDEEDVLMFSMANMGRDLEELEEEIEEPEMLEALEEAMESNLSIDIEVEDREGNSVRLPLDRFRETEPQVATEFTWLPRMESVLSEGKFKDVEEPVYQVYELPLDSFVEANREFDPSEWSRITFHFNEGPGKVMLDDLGLMPG, via the coding sequence ATGAACCTTGAATTTATAGAGTTAAGCAGAAACAAGAGAATCGCTGTATGGTTGAGGCGACGATTGTCGGGGGCTTACGCGCGGGACAACGGGATATGGAAATCGGCTATCGTAACTTTGTGGCTATTCAGTTGTTTGGCGGTCGGGATATCCGCGCTTGGCATGCCGACGGGCTTCGGTACGTTGTTCGATGTCGTTACGGGGTTAGCGTTAAATACGATTGCTTTAGCTATATCGTCCGCGGTTGTCGGTGCCTTGTTAGCGATCGCCGGCGTGAAAGTGCCCCGATTCACGGCGGGCAGCTTCCTATATGTAGGCGTGCTTGTTTATTTCGTCCTGTACTTCTCCGAATTCGGTTGGAAGGGCGCTACCGCTTTCTCGATTACGAGTACGCTGTTGGCTGCATGCTTAGGTGTTCTAGTTTGGGGGATAGTGCGACTTCGACTTCGATTGCAATCAAAAACGCGAAGGATGGTATTGGGGCTGGGGGCGCTCGTCGTCGTTCTCTTTCTTGCCGTTTCCGGTTATCCGCGTTTGCTTCCGACGATGTCGGACTCGGATGCCGATAGTGCAGACGGTGCGGCCCCGAACGTAGGAAACGATGTGCATTCCCTATCCGCGATCCTCTCCGATCCCTCGGAGCCGGGTGATTATGTCGTCGATTCCTTCACTTATGGAAGCGGGGGCGATCGGCACCGTTCCGAATTCGCCAAGGGAGCCGATGAGTTATCTTTACCCGTAGATGCTTCGGCTTATATTGATAACTGGCCGTGGTTACGGGACAAGTTCTGGGGCTTCGATGAAACGAATCTCCCGCTTAACGGCAGGGTTTGGCTGCCGGAGGGGGAAGGGCCTTTCCCTCTAGTGCTCATGGTACATGGCAATCACTTGATGGAGAAGTTCTCCGATGGAGGCTACGGTTACTTAGGGGAATTGTTGGCTAGCCAAGGAATCGCCGCCGTATCGGTGGACGAGAACTTCTTGAACTATTCGGTTTGGTCCGGAATCCCTAAGCAAGACATGAAGCTGCGCGCTTGGTTGCTATTGAAGCATATCCAGCAAATCCAACAGTTCAACGTACAAACCGAATCCCAGTTTAACGGTCGGATCGATTTTCAGAGGATCGCATTGCTCGGGCATTCCCGCGGCGGACAGGCGGCGTCGATGGCAACGGATCGAGACTCGTGGTTTCCGAATGACTTAAGCTTACCCGACGAGGATAGCTACTCGATTCGCGCGGTTATCGCGCTTGCGCCTACGGATACGGAAGTGGACGGCAAATGGACCCAGCTTAGGGATGTTTCTTATTTAACGCTGCAGGGCGCGAAGGATGCGGATCTCGTTAACTTTTACGGCGATAGACAGTACGGTCGAGCTACGTACTCCGATGAGTCCGATGCGTTCAAAACCTCGCTCTATATAGAGGATGCCAATCACAGTCAATTTAATACGGATTGGGGCGAATCCGATAACGCCATGCCGGCCGGTCTGTTTATTCGCCCAACCGAATTGCTTGAGCCGGAAGACCAGAGGCGGATTGCGCAAGTGTATGTTTCCGCTTTTCTGGAGACGGTCTTTCAAGGTTCCGAACGATATGATTCCCTATTCCGGGATTATCGGACAGGGCTTGGATTTCTCCCGCCGACCCGATATTTCAATCAGTACGAAAGCGGCAGTTTCCGTCGGATCGCCGATTTCAAGGGAAAAGCTCGCGAAGTTCTCTCTCCCGGAGTAACCGCGGAAGCGACCGATCTGACCGATTGGCGGCATACGGATGCTTTGAACCGTCAAGGGAAGGGCAAAGGGGATAACGGCGTCGAACTGGAATGGGATGCGGAAGGTTCTTATACGATCAATCTGAATCCGGCTTTGATTGGCGAGGTCGATGAAGAGGATGTCCTCATGTTCTCCATGGCCAATATGGGGCGCGATCTGGAAGAGCTGGAAGAGGAGATCGAGGAGCCGGAGATGCTCGAGGCGCTTGAGGAAGCGATGGAATCCAACTTGTCGATCGATATTGAGGTGGAGGACCGGGAAGGCAACTCGGTGAGGTTGCCGCTTGATCGATTCCGGGAGACGGAGCCTCAAGTGGCTACCGAGTTCACGTGGCTGCCTAGAATGGAATCCGTATTGAGCGAAGGAAAGTTTAAGGACGTCGAGGAACCGGTATATCAAGTATATGAGTTGCCGCTTGACTCTTTCGTGGAAGCTAACCGCGAGTTCGATCCGTCGGAATGGTCGCGGATTACGTTCCATTTCAACGAGGGACCGGGCAAAGTGATGCTGGACGATCTGGGTTTGATGCCCGGGTGA